A part of Apostichopus japonicus isolate 1M-3 chromosome 10, ASM3797524v1, whole genome shotgun sequence genomic DNA contains:
- the LOC139974908 gene encoding carbohydrate sulfotransferase 15-like yields the protein MGYRDVLRSWKDTFQDRLLTFTLKPKQTRRGLVRGKSLVMLLFVVVICSAIINVYLLTNFGKKRILSDKELNSKEMPLLLKNQELPEKVKFVALDENEELRRIRRLAREIPGRLDDAGKRDIEKVYKPEHIQPIASSNAVDWKRYDEKRRNKQPEDKKARDDVIGEKKKTVEGTGKKWRLSVGEDDASNKKIRKTKRKPVPDDLYKLAPDIFDSVPMKFDEGLRNPCWKNDSKDFPLRCLPYFFVLGMPKCGTSDLWNKLIQHPQIVPVLKEPHWWTRRRLCLPAQGAFSDYMSWAQPFLDEVQQGHQNIVYGDASASTLWDNNFWRNFFPSNTSEPPYVLADIIRELLPDAKLIVMLRDPVSRLYSDYLYLSNRSIVSATDFHQKVLQSIKSFEDCQRIKPFRACIYEQQSLDEYVRLLIGLYSPFIREWVRLYPIDQFAFIELTEWNNNCKDILPILFAFLQLDSLAAEKIEEICSLPHVNNNISFRNKIGDMLPETRQVLWKFYKPFNEDLFKILGAESFSW from the exons atGGGTTATCGAGATGTTCTTAGATCATGGAAGGATACTTTTCAGGATCGTCTGTTAACGTTTACACTGAAACCAAAGCAAACCAGACGGGGTTTG GTGAGAGGAAAAAGTCTAGTTATGTTATTATTTGTAGTTGTTATCTGTTCAGCAATTATAAACGTCTACCTCTTGACAAACTTTGGTAAGAAAAGAATTCTTTCGGACAAGGAATTGAACTCAAAAGAAATGCCATTGTTGTTAAAGAACCAAGAATTACCAGAGAAGGTGAAGTTTGTTGCTCTTGACGAAAACGAGGAACTACGTAGGATACGCCGATTGGCAAGGGAAATTCCCGGAAGGTTAGACGATGCTGGGAAAAGGGATATCGAAAAAGTTTACAAACCTGAACACATTCAACCAATTGCTAGTTCAAATGCAGTAGATTGGAAGAGGTACGATGAAAAACGTCGAAACAAACAGCCGGAAGATAAAAAAGCGcgtgatgacgtcattggtgaaaagaaaaaaacagttgaAGGGACGGGAAAGAAATGGAGACTCTCTGTCGGAGAAGATGACGCCTCGAATAAGAAAATAAGGAAAACCAAACGAAAACCCGTTCCTGATGACTTGTATAAGTTAGCGCCAGAT ATTTTTGACTCCGTTCCGATGAAGTTTGATGAAGGTCTGCGGAATCCATGTTGGAAGAATGATTCGAAGGACTTTCCTCTTCGTTGTTTACCATATTTCTTTGTTCTGGGAATGCCAAAATGTGGTACGTCCGATTTATGGAATAAGCTTATTCAGCATCCCCAAATAGTACCAGTGTTAAAGGAGCCACACTGGTGGACTAGGAGACGATTAT GTCTTCCTGCACAAGGAGCATTTTCTGACTATATGAGTTGGGCGCAACCATTTTTAGACGAGGTACAGCAAGGGCATCAGAATATCGTTTACG GAGATGCGTCCGCGTCTACACTTTGGGATAACAACTTTTGGCGGAATTTTTTCCCATCCAATACTTCAGAGCCACCGTATGTTCTTGCTGATATAATCAGAGAGTTGTTGCCAGATGCTAAACTTATCGTTATGCTACGTGATCCAGTATCAAG ATTGTACTCTGATTATTTGTACTTGAGTAACCGAAGCATAGTCTCAGCGACTGATTTCCACCAGAAGGTCCTACAATCTATTAAATCATTCGAAGATTGCCAACGGATCAAACCTTTCCGAGCCTGCATCTATGAACAACAATCTCTAGATGAATACGtg AGATTGTTAATTGGCCTATATTCTCCATTTATTCGAGAGTGGGTGAGACTTTATCCGATAGATCAATTTGCATTTATTGAACTGACAGAATGGAATAATAATTGCAAGGATATACTTCCTATACTGTTTGCCTTCCTACAATTGG atTCACTGGCAGCAGagaaaatagaagaaatttGCTCACTACCTCATGTAAATAACAACATTTCCTTTAGAAACAAAATTGGAGATATGTTACCGGAAACTCGACAAGTTTTATGGAAATTTTACAAACCATTTAACGAAGACTTGTTTAAGATCTTAGGGGCCGAAAGCTTCAGTTGGTGA